One genomic window of Myxocyprinus asiaticus isolate MX2 ecotype Aquarium Trade chromosome 5, UBuf_Myxa_2, whole genome shotgun sequence includes the following:
- the LOC127440793 gene encoding gastrula zinc finger protein XlCGF57.1-like — MQCVKEEFKEESEDISITESCRIKHEDTEEQRDLIEMKEESQELSDVEEKHQYHTFDNMTGEDVSGSKTENNFTQKRTRRTRAKNSFTCSHCGKSFTQKGYLKTHLRIHTGEKPFTCLQCGKIFAHKVNLKCHMRIHPGEKPFTCHQCGKSFSETSSLQSHLRLHSGEKPFICLQCGKSFTQRGHLNVHMKIHTGEKPFTCLQCGRSFAHKGDLNRHMRIHSGEKPFTCHQCGKSFAVTSNLQSHLRLHSGEKPFTCPQCGKSFTQKGHLYVHMKIHTGEKPFTCLHCERSFAHKGDLNRHMRIHSGEKPFICHQCGKSFAVTSNLQSHLRLHSGEKPFTCPQCGNSFTQIGHLYVHMKIHTGEKPFTCLQCERSFAHKGDLNRHKRIHTGEKPFACLQCGKSFVTSGHLKAHVRVHTGEKPFKCASCEKSFSTSSNLQTHVKKNCPKLSY; from the coding sequence ACTTGATAGAAATGAAAgaagaaagtcaagaactgagtgacgtggaggagaaacatcagtatcaTACATTTGATAATATGACTGGTGAAGATGTTAGTGGCTCGAAGACCgaaaataattttacacaaaaaagAACTCGAAGAACAAGAGCCAAAAATTCCTTCACCTGctctcactgtggaaagagtttcacacaaaaaggatACCTTAAAACCCacttaagaattcacactggagagaagcctttcacctgccttCAATGTGGAAAGATTTTTGCACATAAAGTAAATCTTAAgtgtcacatgagaattcatcctggagaaaaaccttttacatgccatcaatgtggaaagagtttctcagAGACATCAAGCCTTCAGAGTCACCTGCGacttcactctggagagaagcctttcatatgccttcaatgtggaaagagttttacacagAGAGGACATcttaatgttcacatgaaaattcacactggagagaaaccttttacatgccttcagtgtggaaggaGTTTTGCACATAAAGGAGATCTAAATCGTCACATGAGAATCCACAgtggagaaaagcctttcacatgccatcagtgtggaaagagttttgcagtgACCTCAAATCTTCAGAGTCACCTGCGACTTCACtccggagagaagcctttcacatgccctcaatgtggaaagagttttacacaaAAAGGACATCTTTATGTTCACATGaaaatccacactggagagaaaccttttacATGCCTTCACTGTGAAAGGAGTTTTGCACATAAAGGAGATCTAAATCGTCATATGAGAATCCACAGTGGAGAAAAGCCTTTTatatgccatcagtgtggaaagagttttgcagtgACGTCAAATCTTCAGAGTCACCTGCGacttcactctggagagaagcctttcacatgtccTCAATGTGGAAATAGTTTTACACAAATAGGACATCTTTATGTTCACATGaaaatccacactggagagaaaccttttacATGCCTTCAATGTGAAAGGAGTTTTGCACATAAAGGAGATCTAAATCGTCAcaagagaattcacactggagaaaagccttttgCATGccttcaatgtggaaagagttttgttaCATCAGGACACCTGAAAGCACATGtgagagtgcatactggagagaagccattcaAATGCGCTTCATGTGAGAAGAGTTTCAGCACATCAAGTAATCTACAGACTCATGTAAAAAAGAATTGTCCAAAACTGTCATATTGa